In Solanum stenotomum isolate F172 chromosome 6, ASM1918654v1, whole genome shotgun sequence, one DNA window encodes the following:
- the LOC125868122 gene encoding UDP-glycosyltransferase 86A1-like: MEPEENIKPHAIMIPAPLQGHIVQFINLAIKLASKGLTITFVNTHLTHQRLMKAQSISENSSDYNIFSEAQKSGLDIRYTTISDGFPLNFDRMGNHDQFMEGLFHVFSTHVDDLIGNLVNSNNQNPPVSCLIADTFFVWPSAIAKKYDLVNISFFTEAALAFTSYYHMDLLKINGHFGSQDNREDTIDYIPGVQAIELGDLPSYIQDSEPWDTMHRYIFKSLEDAGKADMIICNTVQELESSTIAALQEKKPFYALGPIFPNGFTKSTIPTNLWIESDPTRWLNGKTKGSVMYISFGSLANISRQDIVEMAHGLLLSRVSFIWVVRPDITWSLESNLLPPRFEDDVKDRGLVVSWCSQIDVISHPAIGGFLTHCGWNSVLESSWCKVPMLCFPIFTDQFTNRKLVVSEWKVGFDLSSGRILKKQEIAQKIDCFITEANKLRINLEETRKNLEDALSENGSSGRNYKQLICDIKSKIQQKSKSNKTSFI; this comes from the exons ATGGAACCAGAAGAAAACATCAAACCTCATGCCATAATGATACCAGCACCACTACAAGGCCACATTGTACAATTCATCAATCTTGCAATAAAGCTTGCATCAAAAGGTCTCACCATAACTTTTGTCAATACACATTTAACTCATCAGAGGTTGATGAAAGCTCAATCAATCTCTGAAAACTCATCGGATTACAACATTTTCTCCGAGGCACAGAAGTCTGGCCTTGACATACGATACACAACAATAAGTGATGGTTTCCCACTGAATTTCGATAGAATGGGAAACCATGATCAGTTCATGGAAGGGTTGTTCCATGTTTTCTCAACACATGTGGATGATCTAATTGGAAATCTTGTCAATTCTAATAACCAGAATCCTCCAGTTTCCTGCTTAATTGCGGATACTTTCTTTGTCTGGCCATCAGCAATCGCGAAGAAATATGATCTTGTTAACATATCATTCTTTACAGAAGCAGCTCTGGCATTCACAAGTTACTATCATATGGATCTCTTAAAAATAAATGGTCACTTTGGTTCCCAAG ATAATCGTGAGGACACGATAGATTACATACCAGGCGTTCAAGCTATTGAACTAGGAGATCTTCCTTCATACATTCAAGATTCCGAGCCATGGGATACAATGCACCGATACATATTCAAGTCACTTGAAGATGCAGGGAAAGCGGACATGATCATTTGCAACACAGTACAAGAGCTAGAGTCCTCAACAATAGCAGCTCTACAAGAGAAGAAGCCATTCTATGCACTAGGACCAATTTTCCCAAATGGCTTCACCAAAAGCACCATTCCAACGAACCTATGGATAGAATCAGACCCCACACGGTGGCTAAATGGTAAAACAAAAGGTTCAGTTATGTACATTTCATTTGGGAGTCTTGCAAACATTAGTAGACAAGATATTGTTGAAATGGCTCATGGACTTCTACTTAGCAGAGTTAGCTTTATTTGGGTGGTTCGTCCCGACATCACATGGTCATTAGAAAGTAATCTTTTGCCACCAAGATTTGAAGACGACGTAAAAGACAGAGGATTAGTGGTGTCATGGTGTAGCCAAATTGATGTAATTTCACATCCAGCTATCGGAGGATTCTTGACACATTGCGGGTGGAATTCAGTTTTGGAGAGTAGTTGGTGCAAAGTTCCAATGTTGTGTTTTCCTATATTCACTGATCAATTTACAAACAGAAAACTGGTGGTCAGTGAGTGGAAGGTTGGTTTTGATCTTAGCAGTGGAAGAATCCTCAAAAAACAGGAAATTGCACAGAAAATAGACTGTTTCATCACTGAAGCCAATAAGTTAAGGATCAATCTAGAGGAAACGAGGAAGAACCTCGAAGATGCATTATCCGAAAACGGATCTTCAGGAAGAaactacaaacaattaatctgTGACATCAAGTCCAAAATTCAGCAGAAAAGCAAGAGTAACAAGACAAGCTTTATTTAG